From the genome of Eublepharis macularius isolate TG4126 chromosome 12, MPM_Emac_v1.0, whole genome shotgun sequence, one region includes:
- the LOC129339362 gene encoding olfactory receptor 14A16-like, whose protein sequence is MSNKSSGSDFLLLEFSDVRELQFLHFMVFLMLYLATVMGNLLIISSVTLDRHLHTPMYFFLMNLAMQDIGQVSVTVPKSMINSLLNTRLISYSGCVTQVFFFFFFIMSDFCLLTVMAYDRYVAICNPLRYEMVINRQACIEMIAGVWIAGSLYAGIHTCGTFATQFCSNVVNQFFCEIPQLIKLSCSGLNVIEMSSIMMGVILGLSFLIYILVTYAHIFTTVFRLPSAKGRQKAFSTCIPHLIVYSTFVFSACFAYLKPASQTPSQLDLIFGVIYSLVPPLLNPVIYSIRNKEVKKAMAKFLGFRGFSTNT, encoded by the coding sequence ATGTCCAACAAATCCTCTGGATCTGATTTTCTGCTCCTGGAATTCTCAGATGTTCGGGAGCTGCAGTTTCTACACTTCATGGTTTTTCTGATGCTGTACTTGGCAACTGTGATGGGGAACCTGCTCATCATCTCTTCAGTCACCTTAGACCGCCACCTGCAcacccccatgtatttcttcctgatGAACCTGGCCATGCAGGATATTGGTCAAGTTTCAGTCACTGTCCCCAAATCCATGATCAATTCCCTCCTGAATACCAGACTCATTTCTTACTCAGGGTGTGTGACTCaggtcttctttttcttcttctttataaTGTCTGATTTCTGTCTCCTCACAGTCATGGCGTATGATCGGTATGTGGCCATTTGCAATCCGTTACGTTATGAGATGGTAATAAATAGGCAGGCCTGCATTGAAATGATTGCTGGTGTATGGATAGCTGGTTCTCTCTATGCAGGGATACACACCTGTGGGACATTTGCAACCCAATTCTGCTCTAATGTTGTCAATCAATTCTTTTGTGAAATCCCACAGCTAATAAAATTGTCTTGTTCTGGCTTAAATGTAATTGAAATGAGTAGTATTATGATGGGAGTCATCCTTGGCCTAAGCTTTTTAATCTATATCCTTGTAACTTATGCACATATTTTTACCACTGTATTTAGACTGCCTTCTGCAAAGGGGAGGCAAAAGGCTTTCTCCACTTGCATCCCCCACCTCATTGTGTACTCCACATTTGTATTCTCTGCATGCTTTGCCTACCTAAAACCTGCTTCTCAGACCCCATCACAGCTGGATTTGATATTTGGTGTAATCTATTCCTTGGTCCCACCCTTATTGAACCCAGTGATTTACAGTATAAGAAACAAGGAAGTCAAAAAAGCAATGGCAAAGTTTTTAGGGTTTAGGGGCTTTTCTACAAATACATGA
- the LOC129339363 gene encoding olfactory receptor 14A16-like — MSNTSYVSDFLLLEFSDVWELQFLYFMVFLMLYLATVTGNLLVISSVASDHHLHTPMYFLLMNLAMQDLGQVSVIVPKSMINSLLNTRLISYSGCVTQVFFFIFFIASDFCLLTVMAYDRYVAICNPLHYEMVINRQACIEMIAGVWIAGSLYAGMHTCGTFATQFCSNVVNQFFCEIPQLIKLSCSGLNVIEMSSIMMGVILGLSFLIYILVTYAHIFTTVFRLPSAKGRQKAFSTCIPHLIVYSTFVFSACFAYLKPASQTPSQLDLIFGVIYSLVPPLLNPVIYSIRNKEVKKAMAKFLGFRGFSTNT, encoded by the coding sequence ATGTCCAACACATCCTATGTCTCTGATTTTCTGCTCCTGGAATTCTCAGATGTTTGGGAACTGCAGTTTCTATACTTCATGGTTTTTCTGATGCTGTACTTGGCAACAGTAACAGGGAACCTTCTCGTCATCTCTTCGGTCGCCTCAGACCACCACCTGCACACACCCATGTACTTCTTGCTGATGAACTTGGCCATGCAGGATCTTGGTCAAGTTTCTGTCATTGTCCCCAAATCCATGATCAATTCCCTCCTGAATACCAGACTCATTTCTTATTCAGGGTGTGTTACTCAAGTCTTCTTCTTTATCTTTTTCATAGCGTCTGATTTCTGCCTCCTCACAGTCATGGCATATGATCGGTATGTGGCCATTTGCAATCCATTACATTATGAGATGGTAATAAATAGACAAGCCTGCATTGAAATGATTGCTGGTGTATGGATAGCTGGTTCTCTCTATGCAGGGATGCACACCTGTGGGACTTTTGCAACCCAATTCTGCTCTAATGTTGTCAATCAATTCTTTTGTGAAATCCCCCAGCTAATAAAATTGTCTTGTTCTGGCTTAAATGTAATTGAAATGAGTAGTATTATGATGGGAGTCATCCTTGGCCTAAGCTTTTTAATCTATATCCTTGTAACTTATGCACATATTTTTACCACTGTATTTAGACTGCCTTCAGCAAAGGGGAGGCAAAAAGCTTTCTCCACTTGCATCCCCCACCTCATTGTGTACTCCACATTTGTATTCTCTGCATGCTTTGCCTACCTAAAACCTGCTTCTCAGACCCCATCACAGCTGGATTTGATATTTGGTGTAATCTATTCCTTGGTCCCACCCTTATTGAACCCAGTGATTTACAGTATAAGAAACAAGGAAGTCAAAAAAGCAATGGCAAAGTTTTTAGGGTTTAGGGGCTTTTCTACAAATACATGA
- the LOC129339364 gene encoding olfactory receptor 14A16-like has product MSNTSYVSDFLLLEFSDVWELQFLHFMVFLMLYLATVTGNLLVISSVASDHHLHTPMYFLLMNLAMQDLGQVSVIVPKSMINSLLNTRLISYSGCVTQVFFFIFFIASDFCLLTVMAYDRYVAICNPLHYEMVINRQACIEMIAGVWIAGSLYAGIHTCGTFATQFCSNVVNQFFCEIPQLIKLSCSGLNVIEMSSISISILLTLCCFVYIIVTYVQIFKSVLRVPSAKGRQKAFSTCIPHLIVCSIFILTVSFAYLKSASHTPSQLDLIFGVIYSLVPPLLNPVIYSIRNKEIKKAMGKVLGFRDFSLNT; this is encoded by the coding sequence ATGTCCAACACATCCTATGTCTCTGATTTTCTGCTCCTGGAATTCTCAGATGTTTGGGAACTGCAGTTTCTACACTTCATGGTTTTTCTGATGCTGTACTTGGCAACAGTAACAGGGAACCTTCTCGTCATCTCTTCGGTCGCCTCAGACCACCACCTGCACACACCCATGTACTTCTTGCTGATGAACTTGGCCATGCAGGATCTTGGTCAAGTTTCAGTCATTGTCCCCAAATCCATGATCAATTCCCTCCTGAATACCAGACTCATTTCTTATTCAGGGTGTGTTACTCAAGTCTTCTTCTTTATCTTTTTCATAGCGTCTGATTTCTGCCTCCTCACAGTCATGGCATATGATCGGTATGTGGCCATTTGCAATCCATTACATTATGAGATGGTAATAAATAGACAAGCCTGCATTGAAATGATTGCTGGTGTATGGATAGCTGGTTCTCTCTATGCAGGGATACACACCTGTGGGACTTTTGCAACCCAATTCTGCTCTAATGTTGTCAATCAGTTTTTTTGTGAAATCCCCCAGCTAATAAAATTGTCTTGTTCTGGCTTAAATGTAATTGAAATGAGTAGTATTAGCATCAGTATTTTGCTTACATTATGCTGTTTTGTCTATATCATTGTAACTTATGTGCAGATTTTCAAGAGTGTTTTAAGAGTGCCTTCTGCAAAGGGGAGGCAAAAGGCTTTCTCCACTTGCATTCCCCACCTCATTGTCTGCTCAATATTCATACTCACAGTTTCATTTGCCTACCTAAAATCGGCCTCTCACACCCCATCACAGCTGGATTTGATATTTGGAGTAATCTATTCCTTGGTTCCACCCCTATtgaatccagtgatttacagcaTAAGAAACAAAGAGATCAAGAAAGCAATGGGAAAGGTTTTAGGTTTTAGGGACTTTTCCTTAAATACATGA